The region TAATCGTGTTTTCGCTGAACACCTCTGCCCGTCAGGGCAGGCACGAAGGAAATGCCGTCGGTTCGGGCGGCTACTTTCGCTCCGGCCAGTTCCGCAAAGGTGGGCAGCAAATCCCAGAAGGCACCCACAAAATCGCTTTGTGTTCCGGGCTTGATAACGCCTGGCCAACGGGCTACAAACGGCTCGCGGATACCCCCTTCGTATAAATCCCGCTTAACACCGCGAAACCCACCGTTGCTGTTGAAAAAAGTAGGGTCGCCACCCCCTTCGACATGCGGGCCGTTATCGCTGGAAAAGATGACGAGCGTATTTTTATCGAGCCCTTTAGCTTTCAGTTTGGCGAGTACCTGGCCTACGTAAAGGTCCAGCCGGGCCACCATGGCGGCATAGGCTGCGTGTGGGTAGGCTTGTGAGGCATAGCCGCCCGTTTTGGCATTAGGCCCGTAATCGGCTCCCGTATACGGCTTTTCGGTGAATTTACCTTTGTAACTGGCAAACAGGCTGTCATCGGGCGGAACGAGTTCGGCATGGGGCAGCGTATAGGGAAGGAACAGGAAAAAGGGCTGACTTCCGGTGCGTTTGTCCAGAAAACGCAGGGCCTGTTTCTGGATGAGATCGGGGGCAAATTCGCTTGTCTGCGTCAGATTTTTGTTGGCAGCCAGCACTACCTTTTTATCATTATCCCACAGGTGATTGGGGTAATAGCGGTGTGCCAGCCCCTGACAATTATATCCGTAAAATCGCTGGAATCCCTGCTTCAACGGGTCGCCTTCCGAACCTACCGGGCCAAGCCCCCATTTGCCAAAAGCCGCCGTTGTATAACCCGCCTGCTTTAGAATCTCGGCCATGGTCATTACCGAATCCGCAATGGGAAACTGGCCTTCGGGTTGTAGTTCCCTGTTGCCCCGTATGTACGTATGCCCCGTGTGCTGCCCGGTCATTAGCGCCGAACGGGAAGGGGCGCATACCGTTGTACCCGCATAAAACTGGCGAAACTGAATGCCTTGTGCCGCCATCCGGTCGATATTTGGCGTTTTAATGAGGTTTTGTCCATTTATACCAATATCCCCATAGCCCAGGTCATCGGCCAGGATAAAAATGATATTCGGACGAGCCGGTAGTCGGGATTGTGCCTGAGCCCAACTGAAAACGAAGAGTAAGAGTCCTGCAAAAAATTTAGTCATTCTGAAGTGTAGATTATTTCACGGGCGTAAACACCATTTTGGGCTGCTGCATGGCGTTTTCGATAAGTTGGATTTCAAGTTTTAAGATGGCCTCTTCGGCGGTGGCATCAATTTTTTCCGGGTCATCGGTGGGCTTATGGTAGTCCGGATGCCCCCCCGTGTGGAAAAACAGAACGGGAATCTGTCTGGCATAAAAGGCCGCATTATCGGAGCCACCATTACCCGCCCG is a window of Spirosoma linguale DSM 74 DNA encoding:
- a CDS encoding sulfatase (PFAM: sulfatase~KEGG: swd:Swoo_3661 sulfatase), producing the protein MTKFFAGLLLFVFSWAQAQSRLPARPNIIFILADDLGYGDIGINGQNLIKTPNIDRMAAQGIQFRQFYAGTTVCAPSRSALMTGQHTGHTYIRGNRELQPEGQFPIADSVMTMAEILKQAGYTTAAFGKWGLGPVGSEGDPLKQGFQRFYGYNCQGLAHRYYPNHLWDNDKKVVLAANKNLTQTSEFAPDLIQKQALRFLDKRTGSQPFFLFLPYTLPHAELVPPDDSLFASYKGKFTEKPYTGADYGPNAKTGGYASQAYPHAAYAAMVARLDLYVGQVLAKLKAKGLDKNTLVIFSSDNGPHVEGGGDPTFFNSNGGFRGVKRDLYEGGIREPFVARWPGVIKPGTQSDFVGAFWDLLPTFAELAGAKVAARTDGISFVPALTGRGVQRKHDYLYWEFHESGGKQAIRQGDWKAVRLQAAGNPNGPIELYDLAKDPFESHNLANKFPDKARYLIKLMNESHVESSIFPFAKR